The window TTTGACTTTAAGTTCAAAAACTTTTGGTGGTaaatttttttgtatcttttctaACTGATATTCTAAAACTCGAGATATGTCATGTGCGCTGTCTAATTTCAAAAAACTATATGATATAGAACTTATCCATAAAGAAGCTAAcaatttcctttctttatttacttcttcattttttattaattcgagtaattttataattaacacttCCATTAGATCTTTttcatataatagaaatattatatctttCCAAAACTTTAACATGTCTAATGGCAAAACATCTTTctccaatttattttcaatacttTCACTTTGAGTAAAAATTGATAACATATTTTTGCTTGGTAAAAATACTTCCGAACTGAGCAATGTATTACAAACTATATCCTTTTTATCCGGTATAGACTTTTTACTAAGATACCTAGATATTTCAGATAAAAGAACAATTCTTGCAGTTTCTAATGTgtactttttatcattttttatatcatCACTGGCAGCCTCTATGTagttatctttattattttctatatttccactatttttttgtaataaagAGATAGCATATGAACGCAGATCTTGTAATGTTTCCCTACcaataaaatcaatttattgATATAAATTCTGTATTATTGTAATCAGAATGATTAAAGGTTATACATACTTCAATTGAGGATCTGGAACATTTGATACTAGATGATAGCCAACATGAATATACAAACTTACAGAAGTCCAGAGTTCAATTAAATCATCAAAATCCTGTACTTCTTCACTCTTCTGGACTTCTTTCATAGATTCTTCGGTAATCAAACACTCTTCCATTCTTTTAGCTTCAGCTGCCCAATATTCTTCCTTTAAATATATCATGTAAAAAACATCTTTTTCCTTTAATATTATAGTTGATatagaaatatacatacatgtaaccATGCTAGTAATATATTTACAGCTATTCTCAATACACCAATGGATGGAATTTCATAACCATGAGCAGTATCATGTCTTAGATTCACTATCCACTCTGGAATATTAAGCTGCTTTGCTATTTGAAATAAGGATGTTTGCTTTGTGTGTCCTATGTTAGATATATGATTTAAAATTCTCATTATTGTAGTTGAATACATCAGACATAAGTCATTTTCATAGGTAATTGGCAACTCGCCATTGTTAATTTTAGGGGTCCATTCACGGTCTCTAACACATACTTGCATAATTGAAAGAGTACAGTCAATGCCTATTGGCAATTTTGGTATTCTAAAACACTATTAATTAATAccacttatatcataatattttattaaacgtttGATATTTGATTACCTTGCTTGCCATGCAAGTAGCATTTCATAACCTTTGGTCTGTTCATTGATATCATTGGAATATATCTGCTTGTGCACTTGGTGCCATTCTGCGCTGTAGAATGTAAATGTAATCTTTAATCGAATATCTTAGGACATAAAACTCTTCAGTAATTCTGATACTTACAGAGAAAACCATGGTACTTGTTTTACATCTTCTTGTCTCATGGAGAGCGCCATAGTTGACCACGTGTGATGCCAAACTTTAAGTCGTTATCATAAAGACGAATGAACGTGCTttaacatgtatatatatgtttgtatgTATTATACTTGTAGCTGTGAGTAAACGTCggataaattattgaaattttataaaatatggcgaaacaaataaaaatggtACTAATAGATCTTAGTGGAACACTGCATATTGATAATTCAGCGATTCC is drawn from Bombus terrestris chromosome 12, iyBomTerr1.2, whole genome shotgun sequence and contains these coding sequences:
- the LOC100646356 gene encoding uncharacterized protein LOC100646356 isoform X2; its protein translation is MASKCFRIPKLPIGIDCTLSIMQVCVRDREWTPKINNGELPITYENDLCLMYSTTIMRILNHISNIGHTKQTSLFQIAKQLNIPEWIVNLRHDTAHGYEIPSIGVLRIAVNILLAWLHEEYWAAEAKRMEECLITEESMKEVQKSEEVQDFDDLIELWTSVSLYIHVGYHLVSNVPDPQLKETLQDLRSYAISLLQKNSGNIENNKDNYIEAASDDIKNDKKYTLETARIVLLSEISRYLSKKSIPDKKDIVCNTLLSSEVFLPSKNMLSIFTQSESIENKLEKDVLPLDMLKFWKDIIFLLYEKDLMEVLIIKLLELIKNEEVNKERKLLASLWISSISYSFLKLDSAHDISRVLEYQLEKIQKNLPPKVFELKVKEETDRIYPHLKCVLWFNLSDTVLPCLTDMKFISKLILNINEFSLKFIVPILELIHPKIDNESKQLLLNLMNAYAMVPLDKNDTNFPEYEQIFTLNDFKNSECLLDINKEQNKVVDKIPRFLAGQEIRNNWNFAVATYNWAKCPIGLLPWQNDTLEFINPPNIVVQKYDVSVLESEIVPGNIDRENLKMQGQINWNNVLRQKKRLKRKQERRNADIIMNKALETVKKRK
- the LOC100646356 gene encoding uncharacterized protein LOC100646356 isoform X1 is translated as MALSMRQEDVKQVPWFSLAEWHQVHKQIYSNDINEQTKGYEMLLAWQARIPKLPIGIDCTLSIMQVCVRDREWTPKINNGELPITYENDLCLMYSTTIMRILNHISNIGHTKQTSLFQIAKQLNIPEWIVNLRHDTAHGYEIPSIGVLRIAVNILLAWLHEEYWAAEAKRMEECLITEESMKEVQKSEEVQDFDDLIELWTSVSLYIHVGYHLVSNVPDPQLKETLQDLRSYAISLLQKNSGNIENNKDNYIEAASDDIKNDKKYTLETARIVLLSEISRYLSKKSIPDKKDIVCNTLLSSEVFLPSKNMLSIFTQSESIENKLEKDVLPLDMLKFWKDIIFLLYEKDLMEVLIIKLLELIKNEEVNKERKLLASLWISSISYSFLKLDSAHDISRVLEYQLEKIQKNLPPKVFELKVKEETDRIYPHLKCVLWFNLSDTVLPCLTDMKFISKLILNINEFSLKFIVPILELIHPKIDNESKQLLLNLMNAYAMVPLDKNDTNFPEYEQIFTLNDFKNSECLLDINKEQNKVVDKIPRFLAGQEIRNNWNFAVATYNWAKCPIGLLPWQNDTLEFINPPNIVVQKYDVSVLESEIVPGNIDRENLKMQGQINWNNVLRQKKRLKRKQERRNADIIMNKALETVKKRK